Proteins found in one Thermaerobacter subterraneus DSM 13965 genomic segment:
- the infC gene encoding translation initiation factor IF-3: MNEQIRVREVRVISPEGEQLGIFPTHEALRMAYERNMDLVEVAPQARPPVCRIMDYGKFKYEQAKRDREARKRQKIVDIKEVKMRPRIDQHDFEVKLRNARRFLEDGDKVKATIMFRGREIVHADLGRQVLERLARAVEDIATIERRPVVEGRNMTMVLAPRPQVVGASRAEARPAAGEGEGAAGPAGEESRAT; this comes from the coding sequence GTGAACGAGCAGATTCGCGTGCGCGAGGTCAGGGTCATCTCGCCCGAGGGCGAGCAGCTGGGCATCTTCCCGACCCACGAAGCCCTGCGCATGGCCTACGAGCGGAACATGGACCTGGTGGAGGTGGCACCGCAGGCCCGGCCGCCCGTGTGCCGCATCATGGACTACGGCAAGTTTAAATACGAGCAGGCGAAACGGGATCGGGAAGCGCGCAAGCGGCAAAAGATTGTGGATATCAAAGAGGTCAAGATGCGGCCGCGCATCGACCAGCATGACTTCGAGGTCAAGCTGCGCAATGCCCGGCGGTTCCTCGAGGACGGCGACAAGGTCAAGGCCACCATCATGTTCCGGGGGCGGGAGATCGTCCATGCCGACCTGGGGCGCCAGGTGCTGGAGCGCCTGGCCAGGGCGGTGGAGGACATCGCCACCATCGAGCGCCGCCCCGTGGTGGAAGGCCGGAACATGACCATGGTCCTGGCCCCACGCCCCCAGGTGGTGGGTGCGTCCCGCGCCGAGGCCCGGCCGGCGGCCGGGGAGGGCGAGGGCGCCGCGGGTCCTGCGGGCGAGGAATCGCGCGCCACATGA
- the rplT gene encoding 50S ribosomal protein L20 produces MPRVKGGPRTRRRHKKILKLARGYYGRRSKTFRAANEQVLHSLWYAYRDRRARKRDFRRLWIQRINAAARQYGLSYSRLMSGLRKAGVGLNRKVLADLAVRDGAAFRAVVERARQALGT; encoded by the coding sequence ATGCCACGGGTCAAGGGCGGTCCCCGGACACGCCGCCGGCACAAGAAGATCCTGAAGCTCGCCCGCGGCTATTACGGCCGGCGGAGCAAGACGTTCCGTGCTGCCAACGAACAGGTGCTGCACTCCCTCTGGTACGCTTACCGGGACCGGCGGGCACGCAAGCGGGACTTCCGCCGGCTCTGGATCCAGCGGATCAACGCGGCCGCACGGCAGTACGGGCTGTCCTACAGCCGGCTGATGAGCGGCCTGCGCAAGGCCGGCGTGGGGCTCAACCGGAAGGTGCTGGCCGACCTGGCCGTCCGGGACGGAGCGGCCTTCCGGGCGGTGGTGGAACGCGCCCGCCAGGCCCTGGGCACCTGA
- a CDS encoding TrkH family potassium uptake protein, which translates to MSRSAGSTGNGPGPEEPGTRWAAGEGRAGPVREPNPARVLALGFAGVILLGGLLLSLPFAWEPGHRVSFLDALFTATSAVCVTGLVVVNTAETFSTAGELIILALIQVGGLGIMTMSTLFAILVGKRITFRERLLIQESLGQLSPAGMVRLVLYVAAVTAGFEVVGATLLTLYWWQAYDMPFGLAAYRGLFHAVSAFNNAGFDVFDSRRPSLERFAGDPVITLTIGGLIVAGGLGFTVLADLGRRLRHPRHRLSLHTRLVLWTTAALLVLGTVLVAAGEWSNPATMGRLSPGGRFWAALFHSITPRTAGFNMLPMAELTNLTVLATILLMFVGGSPAGTAGGIKTTTLALLLATVRATVRGEDELVLMERRIPTLVVAKALALAVMAAGLVLAVTVGMLLWDGHSLEATVFEVVSAFGTVGLSLGITPELTAAGKVLILLTMYAGRVGPLTVAVALTRRGRRPRAVRYPEERVLVG; encoded by the coding sequence ATGTCCCGATCCGCCGGTTCAACAGGCAACGGCCCTGGCCCGGAGGAACCCGGCACCCGGTGGGCTGCCGGCGAAGGCCGGGCCGGTCCGGTCCGCGAGCCCAACCCGGCCCGGGTGCTGGCCCTGGGGTTTGCCGGGGTCATCCTGCTGGGCGGCCTGCTGCTGAGCCTGCCCTTCGCCTGGGAGCCCGGCCACCGGGTGAGCTTCCTGGACGCCCTTTTCACGGCCACGTCGGCGGTGTGCGTCACGGGGCTCGTGGTGGTGAACACCGCCGAGACCTTCTCCACGGCGGGCGAGCTCATCATCCTGGCGCTGATCCAGGTGGGCGGCCTGGGCATCATGACCATGTCGACCCTCTTCGCCATCCTGGTGGGCAAGCGCATCACCTTCCGGGAGCGCCTGCTGATCCAGGAATCCCTGGGCCAGCTCTCGCCGGCGGGCATGGTCCGGCTGGTGCTGTACGTGGCGGCCGTCACCGCAGGATTTGAAGTGGTGGGGGCGACCCTGCTCACCCTGTACTGGTGGCAGGCCTACGACATGCCCTTCGGCCTGGCGGCCTATCGCGGCCTCTTCCACGCCGTTTCCGCCTTCAACAACGCCGGGTTCGACGTCTTTGACAGCCGGCGGCCCAGCCTGGAGCGGTTCGCCGGTGACCCGGTCATCACCCTGACCATCGGCGGGCTGATCGTGGCCGGAGGCCTGGGCTTCACCGTGCTGGCGGACCTGGGCCGGCGTCTCCGCCATCCGCGGCACCGGCTGTCCCTGCACACGCGCTTGGTGCTGTGGACCACGGCGGCCCTGCTGGTGCTGGGCACGGTGCTGGTGGCGGCCGGCGAGTGGTCGAACCCGGCCACCATGGGCCGGCTCTCCCCGGGGGGCCGGTTCTGGGCCGCCCTCTTCCACTCCATCACGCCGCGCACGGCCGGCTTCAACATGCTGCCCATGGCCGAGCTGACCAACCTCACGGTCCTCGCCACCATCCTGCTCATGTTCGTCGGCGGCTCGCCGGCAGGCACGGCCGGCGGCATCAAGACCACCACCCTGGCCCTGCTTCTGGCCACGGTGCGGGCCACCGTCCGCGGCGAGGACGAGCTGGTGCTGATGGAGCGGCGCATCCCCACGCTGGTCGTGGCCAAGGCCCTGGCCCTGGCGGTGATGGCCGCGGGCCTGGTGCTGGCGGTGACCGTGGGCATGCTGCTCTGGGACGGTCATTCCCTGGAGGCGACGGTCTTTGAGGTGGTCAGCGCCTTTGGCACCGTCGGCCTGAGCCTGGGCATCACGCCGGAGCTGACGGCGGCGGGCAAGGTGCTGATTCTGCTTACCATGTATGCTGGGCGGGTCGGGCCCCTGACGGTGGCCGTCGCCCTGACCCGGCGCGGCCGGCGCCCGCGGGCGGTGCGGTACCCCGAAGAGCGGGTGCTGGTGGGATAG
- a CDS encoding ABC transporter substrate-binding protein has protein sequence MVKTWRRRLQALALVAVLAVLATACGAPAQPSGEGGGGSGGGEAGLPADTLVWGRGGDSVSLDPANVTDGESMKVTHQIFDTLVEFKEGKTEVEPWLATDWEVSDDGKVWTFHLRQGVTFHDGTPFNAEAVVFNFERWMKTDNPYRHEGENFEYFAYMFGGFDEESVIEKVEAVDQYTVRFTLREPLAPFLQNLAMPSFAIASPEAIKKYGADFGRNPVGTGPYKFVEWVPDQQIVLEAYDQWWGEPKPKMKRIVYKAIKDNSARLAELMAGTIDVMEDPNPADLPTIDTGQFDILYRDANNVGYLALNNDKEPFNDVRVRQAIAHAINKEELVKAFWGDLGQVAKNPMPPAMWGYNDDIQDYEYDPERAKQLLAEAGYPDGFQTELWTMPVPRPYMPQPEQIAEAIQQQLAAVGIQAEIVRHEWDVYLEKTGNGEHPMALLGWIGDNGDPDNFLYVLLDKDNARTPGAGNISFYRSEEVHQLLVRAQRTPDQGQREQLYRQAQEIIHRDVPMIPLAHARSPIIVRKGVEGLVPSPLGSEKLHKVSVTR, from the coding sequence ATGGTGAAGACGTGGCGGCGGCGCCTGCAGGCGCTGGCGCTGGTGGCCGTCCTGGCGGTCCTGGCCACGGCGTGCGGCGCGCCGGCCCAGCCTTCGGGTGAGGGTGGCGGGGGCAGCGGCGGCGGGGAGGCCGGCCTGCCGGCGGACACCCTGGTCTGGGGGCGCGGCGGCGATTCGGTGTCCCTGGATCCGGCCAACGTCACCGACGGCGAGTCCATGAAGGTCACCCACCAGATCTTCGACACGCTGGTGGAGTTCAAGGAGGGCAAGACGGAGGTCGAGCCGTGGCTGGCCACCGATTGGGAGGTCAGCGACGACGGCAAGGTCTGGACCTTCCACCTGCGCCAGGGCGTCACCTTCCACGACGGCACGCCCTTCAACGCCGAGGCCGTGGTCTTCAACTTCGAGCGCTGGATGAAGACGGACAACCCCTACCGGCACGAGGGCGAGAACTTCGAATACTTCGCCTACATGTTCGGCGGGTTCGACGAGGAGTCGGTGATCGAGAAGGTCGAAGCGGTGGACCAGTACACCGTCCGCTTCACCTTGCGGGAGCCGCTGGCGCCCTTCCTGCAGAACCTGGCGATGCCGAGCTTCGCCATCGCCAGCCCCGAGGCGATCAAGAAGTACGGCGCCGACTTCGGCCGCAATCCGGTGGGCACCGGACCCTACAAGTTCGTGGAATGGGTCCCGGACCAGCAGATCGTGCTGGAGGCCTACGACCAGTGGTGGGGCGAGCCGAAACCCAAGATGAAGCGGATCGTCTACAAGGCGATCAAGGACAACTCGGCGCGGCTGGCCGAACTGATGGCGGGGACCATCGACGTGATGGAAGACCCGAACCCGGCCGACCTGCCCACCATCGACACCGGCCAGTTTGACATCCTCTACCGCGATGCGAACAACGTCGGCTATCTGGCGCTCAACAACGACAAGGAGCCCTTCAACGACGTGCGGGTGCGCCAGGCCATCGCCCACGCCATCAACAAGGAGGAACTGGTCAAGGCCTTCTGGGGCGATCTGGGCCAGGTGGCCAAGAACCCCATGCCGCCCGCCATGTGGGGCTACAACGATGACATCCAGGACTACGAGTACGATCCCGAGCGGGCGAAGCAGCTTCTGGCGGAGGCCGGCTACCCCGACGGGTTCCAGACGGAGCTCTGGACCATGCCCGTGCCGCGGCCTTACATGCCCCAGCCCGAGCAGATCGCCGAGGCCATCCAGCAGCAGCTGGCGGCCGTGGGCATCCAGGCGGAGATCGTCCGCCACGAGTGGGACGTCTACCTGGAGAAGACGGGCAACGGGGAGCATCCCATGGCCCTGCTGGGCTGGATCGGCGACAACGGCGACCCCGACAACTTCCTGTACGTGCTCTTGGACAAGGACAACGCCCGCACGCCCGGTGCCGGCAACATCTCCTTCTACCGCAGCGAGGAGGTGCACCAGCTGCTGGTGCGGGCGCAGCGCACCCCGGACCAGGGCCAGCGGGAGCAGCTCTACCGGCAGGCGCAGGAGATCATCCACCGGGACGTGCCCATGATCCCCCTGGCCCACGCCCGCTCGCCCATCATCGTGCGCAAGGGCGTGGAGGGGCTGGTCCCGAGCCCGCTGGGCAGCGAGAAGCTGCACAAGGTGTCGGTCACCCGCTAA
- the rpmI gene encoding 50S ribosomal protein L35 yields the protein MPKMKTHRGAAKRFRRTARGRFKHQRSNRGHLNEKKTGKRMRRLRQPAVLGKADTRTVRKLLPYQ from the coding sequence ATGCCCAAGATGAAGACCCACCGCGGTGCGGCCAAGCGGTTCCGCCGGACGGCGCGGGGGCGCTTCAAGCACCAGCGCAGCAACCGCGGGCACCTGAACGAGAAGAAGACGGGCAAGCGCATGCGGCGCCTGCGCCAGCCCGCGGTGCTGGGTAAGGCTGACACCAGGACCGTGCGCAAGCTGCTGCCGTACCAGTAA
- a CDS encoding transposase — translation MRERYWAARTRRERTEILNEVQQVCGYHRKYAIRVLRQATPPAPAKRRRKRALRYLEALPVIARVWEALDYPCAERLHPVLLPMAEHLAAHGEVVLTGAVRDALRQISRATLARRLAAMPSPKPRRRLPRPRPGLLQSQIPMATYDWDEARPGALEVDLVEHNGGSTAGQYAYTLSMVDIVTGWSRRRALLGRSQRAVHEAIQDLIAQWPYPVWGLHTDNGAEFVNHHLHRYAEAHHLTFTRSRPYRKNDNAHVEQRNRQLVREIVGYARYDRPEQVEQLNRLYARLDLYANLFLPTRKLKNKVREGARVRKSYDAARPPLDRILERDVLSPEERARWLALRQSLNPLKLHRELDDLIAGLQQPPETTMSAD, via the coding sequence ATGCGAGAACGGTATTGGGCGGCCCGAACCCGCCGGGAACGCACCGAGATCCTGAACGAAGTCCAGCAAGTCTGTGGGTATCACCGCAAGTACGCGATCCGGGTCCTCCGACAGGCTACGCCGCCGGCCCCGGCCAAGCGCCGTCGCAAGCGGGCCCTGCGCTACCTGGAGGCCTTGCCGGTCATCGCGCGGGTCTGGGAAGCGCTGGACTACCCTTGCGCCGAACGGCTTCACCCGGTCCTCTTGCCCATGGCCGAGCACCTGGCCGCCCATGGGGAAGTGGTCCTCACCGGGGCCGTTCGCGACGCCCTTCGGCAGATCAGCCGCGCCACCCTGGCCCGCCGCCTCGCTGCGATGCCCTCGCCCAAGCCGCGCCGTCGGCTTCCTCGTCCGCGACCGGGGCTGCTGCAAAGCCAGATCCCCATGGCCACCTACGACTGGGACGAAGCCCGGCCCGGGGCCTTGGAGGTCGATCTGGTCGAACATAACGGCGGCTCGACCGCCGGCCAGTACGCGTACACCCTCAGCATGGTCGACATCGTGACGGGCTGGAGCCGCCGCCGCGCCTTGCTCGGCCGAAGCCAGCGCGCCGTCCACGAAGCCATCCAGGACCTGATCGCCCAATGGCCCTATCCCGTCTGGGGCCTGCACACCGACAACGGCGCGGAGTTCGTCAACCATCACCTGCACCGGTACGCCGAAGCGCACCACCTGACGTTCACCCGCAGCCGCCCCTATCGCAAGAACGACAACGCCCACGTCGAGCAGCGCAACCGCCAGCTGGTCCGGGAGATCGTCGGCTATGCCCGCTACGACCGCCCCGAGCAGGTCGAACAGCTCAACCGGCTCTACGCCCGCTTGGACCTCTACGCCAACCTGTTCCTCCCAACCCGGAAGCTCAAGAACAAGGTCCGGGAGGGCGCCCGGGTGCGCAAATCCTACGACGCCGCCCGGCCCCCGCTGGATCGCATCCTCGAGCGCGACGTGCTCTCGCCCGAGGAACGGGCGCGCTGGCTGGCCCTTCGCCAGTCTCTCAACCCCCTAAAGCTCCATCGGGAGCTGGACGACCTGATCGCTGGCCTCCAGCAACCCCCGGAAACGACCATGTCCGCCGATTGA
- a CDS encoding ABC transporter permease → MLRYVIKRLLLLIPTLFGISVAVFGFLYLIPGDPAQAILGERATPEMLARLREEMGLNDPFWVQYGRFAGQLLRGELGRSLRSGLPVSRDIAVRLPATIELTFAAMLVAIPLGVLAGVIAAVRRRTILDYGVMAGSMVGVSMPIFWLGLVMMYYLAVDLKWLPPSGRLSVQYEAQVPFITGMYLVDTLLVGNLPAFVDAARHLVMPALALATIPAAFIARMTRSSLLEVLRQDYVRTARAKGLLERIVTLRHALPNAMLPVLTVTGLQVGSLLGGAVLTETIFSLNGVGRYIVDSIGYRDYPAVQGAVFFVATLFVLTNLVVDLLYALVDPRIRYD, encoded by the coding sequence GTGCTGCGGTACGTGATCAAACGGTTGTTGCTGCTCATTCCGACCCTGTTCGGCATCTCGGTGGCCGTCTTCGGTTTCTTGTACCTGATCCCCGGCGATCCGGCCCAGGCCATCCTGGGGGAACGGGCCACGCCGGAGATGCTGGCCCGGCTGCGGGAGGAGATGGGGCTCAACGATCCCTTCTGGGTGCAATACGGGCGCTTCGCCGGCCAGTTGTTGCGGGGGGAACTGGGGCGCTCCCTGCGCAGCGGCCTGCCCGTCAGCCGGGACATTGCCGTCCGCTTGCCGGCGACCATCGAGTTGACCTTTGCCGCCATGCTGGTGGCGATCCCCCTGGGGGTGCTGGCCGGCGTCATCGCCGCCGTACGGCGCCGCACCATCCTTGACTACGGCGTGATGGCGGGATCCATGGTCGGCGTCTCGATGCCCATCTTCTGGCTGGGGCTCGTGATGATGTACTACCTGGCCGTCGACCTGAAGTGGCTGCCGCCGTCGGGCCGGCTGTCGGTGCAGTACGAGGCCCAGGTCCCCTTCATCACCGGCATGTACCTTGTGGACACCCTGCTGGTGGGCAACCTGCCTGCCTTCGTCGATGCCGCCCGGCACCTGGTCATGCCCGCCCTGGCCCTGGCCACCATCCCGGCCGCCTTCATCGCGCGCATGACCCGCTCCAGCCTGCTGGAGGTGCTTCGGCAGGATTACGTGCGCACGGCCCGGGCCAAGGGCCTTCTGGAGCGCATCGTCACGCTGCGGCACGCCCTGCCCAATGCCATGCTGCCCGTTCTGACGGTGACGGGCCTCCAGGTGGGCAGCCTGCTGGGCGGCGCGGTGCTGACGGAGACCATCTTTTCCCTGAACGGCGTGGGACGGTACATCGTCGATTCCATCGGCTACCGCGACTATCCCGCCGTGCAGGGTGCCGTGTTCTTCGTGGCCACCCTGTTCGTGCTGACCAACCTGGTGGTCGACCTGCTCTACGCCCTGGTGGACCCGCGCATCCGCTACGACTGA
- a CDS encoding potassium channel family protein — protein sequence MPVREFAVIGLGRFGRAVATTLYEMGFSVLGIDSDEQVVQDMVQHATHVVTADATDEDVLRSLGLRNFDVVVVAIGDLEASVLVTLMLKEMGVRRVVAKAVSEHHGRVLQRIGADRVVFPERDMGIRLAQRMVSAHFLDYIEVSPDISVVELQAGGDMVGKTLEQLRLRNRFRVTVIALRRGDEVIVAPGAGATIQAGDLVVVIGSNENIRRMQEELGL from the coding sequence ATGCCCGTCCGGGAGTTTGCCGTCATCGGGCTCGGCCGGTTCGGCCGGGCGGTGGCGACCACCCTGTACGAGATGGGGTTCAGCGTGCTGGGGATCGACTCCGACGAGCAGGTGGTGCAGGACATGGTCCAGCACGCCACCCACGTGGTGACCGCCGACGCCACCGACGAGGACGTCTTGCGGTCCTTGGGCCTGCGCAACTTCGACGTGGTGGTGGTGGCCATCGGCGACCTGGAGGCCAGCGTCCTGGTGACCCTCATGCTGAAGGAGATGGGGGTCCGGCGGGTGGTGGCCAAGGCCGTCAGCGAGCATCACGGCCGGGTGCTGCAGCGCATCGGCGCCGACCGGGTGGTCTTCCCCGAGCGGGACATGGGCATTCGCCTGGCCCAGCGCATGGTATCGGCCCACTTCCTGGACTACATCGAGGTCTCGCCGGACATCAGCGTGGTCGAACTTCAGGCCGGCGGGGACATGGTGGGCAAGACGCTGGAGCAGCTGCGGCTGCGCAACCGCTTCCGGGTGACGGTCATCGCCCTCCGGCGCGGGGACGAGGTGATCGTGGCCCCGGGCGCCGGGGCCACCATCCAGGCGGGGGACCTGGTGGTGGTCATCGGCAGCAACGAGAACATCCGCCGCATGCAGGAAGAACTCGGCCTCTAG
- the nikC gene encoding nickel transporter permease, with product MAALSRQVESAASLPPAAPLPLGHGFWRRFLGHRSAVLGGGIVLAFVLVALLAPLLAPYHPTDDANLLQRLQPPSAEHWLGTDHQGRDVLSRIIYGARISLRVGVVSMLMAAVAGTVWGALAGYYGGWFDMVSGRLVDLMLAFPSILLAIAFAAFLGPSLENTMYAVALVAVPQYMRLMRGQVLSLREQDYVAAARALGFSDARIIVRHILPNALAPLIVQGTLGVGTAVLDAAALSFLGLGAVPPQPEWGRMLNDARTVFRVAPWNMTFPGLAIMLVVLGFNLLGDGLRDLLDPRARDD from the coding sequence ATGGCAGCCCTGTCCCGCCAAGTGGAATCCGCAGCCTCTCTGCCGCCGGCCGCTCCGCTGCCGCTGGGCCACGGATTCTGGCGCCGCTTTCTTGGCCACCGCTCGGCGGTCCTGGGTGGGGGTATCGTCCTGGCCTTCGTCCTGGTCGCCCTGCTGGCCCCGCTTTTGGCACCCTACCATCCCACGGACGACGCGAACCTGCTGCAACGCCTCCAGCCGCCCTCGGCCGAGCACTGGCTGGGCACGGACCACCAGGGCCGCGACGTCCTGAGCCGCATCATCTACGGGGCCCGGATCTCCCTGCGGGTGGGCGTGGTGTCGATGCTGATGGCGGCCGTGGCGGGCACCGTGTGGGGGGCCCTGGCGGGGTACTACGGCGGCTGGTTCGACATGGTCTCCGGGCGGCTGGTCGACCTGATGCTGGCTTTCCCCAGCATCCTGCTGGCCATCGCCTTTGCCGCCTTCCTGGGACCCAGCCTGGAGAACACCATGTACGCCGTCGCGCTGGTCGCGGTGCCCCAGTACATGCGGCTGATGCGCGGCCAGGTGCTCTCGCTCCGGGAGCAGGACTACGTGGCGGCGGCGCGCGCCCTGGGCTTTTCCGATGCGCGGATCATCGTCCGCCACATCCTTCCCAACGCCCTGGCGCCGCTGATCGTTCAGGGCACCCTGGGCGTGGGGACGGCGGTCCTGGATGCGGCGGCCCTGAGCTTTCTCGGGCTGGGCGCGGTGCCGCCCCAGCCGGAGTGGGGGCGAATGCTCAACGATGCCCGGACGGTCTTCCGCGTGGCACCCTGGAACATGACCTTTCCCGGGCTGGCCATCATGCTGGTGGTTCTGGGCTTCAACCTCCTGGGTGACGGCTTGCGGGACCTCCTGGATCCCCGGGCCCGGGACGATTGA